A window of Bradyrhizobium sp. AZCC 1719 genomic DNA:
AGTCATGCATTGGGTCTTCGCCGGCCTCGATCAGCACGTCGAGGATGGTCCTGCCGGCGGGAATCTCATAGACGCGCCCGCTGCTCCTGAGTTCGACTTCGAAGGCGGAGTCTCCGGACTTCTCTTCGGGCGCGGTGAAGATTTCGAAATGAAGCCGCCCTTGCGGCCAGTTCATCCGCTTCGCCAGCGCGATGGCAGCCTCGATCATCGGCAGCGGTCCGCAGAGATAGAGCGGCACGTCGGGTGCGAGCCCGCTCATCAAGCCCTCGAGGTCGAAGAAGCAGCCGGCTTCGTCGTCGGCGTGGATGGTCGCGCTGGCGCTAGCCAGCCGCTCGATGTCGCCGAGAAAGGCGAGTTCGCTGCGGCTGCGGCCGGCATAATAGAACGAGAACGGCCGCTTCGCCGCGTTCAATTCACAGGCCATCGTGAGCAGCGGCGTCACGCCGATGCCGCCCGCGACAAGTGCCACTTCTCCCGCGCCGGCTCGAAGCGGAAAATTGTTCGCCGGTGGCGAGATTGTCAGGCGATCGCCGGTCTTGAGGCCGTGCATAAAGCTGGAGCCGCCGTGGCTCTTGTTTTCCTGCAGCACGGCGATGCGATAGGCGGTCGGATGTTCGGCCGCGCGCGGCGAGACCGTCTCGATCAGCGAATAGGAGCGACGGCCGACATCAGGCAGGTGGACGTCGATATGCGCGCCGGCGGACCAGCCCGGCATCGGCGCACCACTGACGCGCGTCAGCACGAATTCGCGGATGCGCGAGGTGAGCGCCTCAGCCTTCGACACCACGACTTCGAATTGATCCATCCTCAGGAGTCCTCGAACAGTGTCCCGACGGTTCGCAAGGCGCCGTCGAGTTCGGTTCCATCGGCATCCTTCAGCGCCACCTTGGTCAGCCGCTGTACCCATTCGGCGGCATCTAGCCGGCCGGCCAGACGCTCGGACGCAAGCATGACCTTGTCGAACTTCGATTCACCGCGCGAGTGTGTGTCCGAGTAGCCGCCGACGAGACGGCGAGCCTCACACACGGCGGTCGCAAGCGCCGGATCGCTCCCGGCGAAATTCCGGATGCGTTGCGCCCACTCGTCGAGATGGCGCATCTCGCGCGCGTGCCGCAGCGTGCGCCGGCGGAAGCGCCGCAATCCGGCCACGCCGTACAGCAGCAGGAACGACGACGGCGCGGTGGTGCGCAGTTTACGTCCACGATCGATCAGCCGGGCAAGCCGCTCGCTGCGCTCGACCTTCTTGCCGAGCCGAGGCGGTAAAAGACCTGCCAGTTCCTCGATCCGCGGATGGAAGAACTCGGTGATCGCGAGAACCTGGTCGTCGCCGGCGCGGACCTCGCGGCGGACCCGGTCGAATCTTCCCGCTCGCGTCTTCAGATCGGCCACGCGAATCACGTCGTCATAGGCCATTGCGATCGCGAGATACTTTGCAAACGCCTGTAGCAGGCCGGTCGCCTCGCGCGGCATCGCTTCGAGCCGGTCGAGATATTCACCGCCGTATGCGACGTCCTGATAATCTACCACGCGCTGCAGGCCGGCGGCGACGATGCCATGCACTTCCGGCGGCAACTGCCGCGATCGCGCGACCAGCGCGTCATAGCCGGCGTGGCCGATTGGTTCGAGACGCGGAAAATGTTTTGCGAGCGGCGGCTTTGCCACAGGCTTGATCTTGGGATCCTGCTTGACCATGGCGCCGGCCCGCTCGCGGCCGGCGGTGAAGGCGCGCAGGCTGGCATCGACGCCGACCCCCGCGGCCCGGATCGTGGCTTCAAAATCCTCGGTGGCAAAGGGCAGAGCGCCGGAGCCCGCAAGCGCGCCGAACAGTACCGCAGAAACCACGCTGCCGGTGGCGTCGGCGATCTCGGCCATGTCGAACGCGATGAAGCGGTTGGCAGCAACGTTTGCCGCCTCGTAGACCTGCGCCGCGTCGGCAGTGCCGTCGCCGGGCGCGGTCTTCTCGCTCACGGCCAATGAGCGGTGCGAAGAGCCAATCAACAGTGTGCGGTCGGGCGAGACCAACCCGCGCAGAATGGCGCGGCCAGCTTCCATCAATTCGGCGCCGATCACGATATCGACCTTGCCCGGCGCGGGCATCAACGACAGGACGGGATGGCGGTCGGGCTTGCTCGTGTCAGGCGCGATCATCTCGATGTAATAGATCGTGGCACCGGTGCGCTGGGCGACGCCGGGCACCGATGTCGATTGCGCGAACCAGCCGCGCCGCTCGGCCAATGCGACAATCCAGTCGACCAAGACGCCGCCGCCCTGACCGCCCATCGCGAGCACCGCGACGGTGATCGGGCGAGCCTGACTAAGTGCGATGGAGGAGGGCGCGACCGAGACGTTCATGCCGCCTCCTGCTCAAACGTGACGCGGCGTCCGGCGCGCCAGCGCTGCAAAACGCCGATCATTCGCTGCCAGAGGCGGTCGAGCCGCGTTTCGAACGAGGTCGGATTGGAAACGATGTCGGCGCGATAGAACGAGGGACACAAGACAGCCGCGTCCGCGACCTCGCCGCAATGGCCGCAGCCGACGCAACTATTGTCAACGGCGGCGACTGGATTGTCCTTCAGGGGATCGCTGGTTGGCTTCACCGACAGCGAGGGGCAGCCGGACAGGCGGATGCATGCGTGGTCGCCGGAACATACATCCTCATCGACACCGAAGCGCTCGCGCACGATGCGCTCGCCGCGCTTGGCGGCGGCGGCCACCAGCGGCTTCACGCGCCGCTGCTTGTTCAGCATGCATTCCGACGAGGCGACGATGATCTTCGGCCCTTTCTCCTCCGTCGTCAGCGCCTCGCGCAGCGTGTCGCGCATGCGCGTGACATCGTAAGTGCGGTCGATCTGGCGCACCCATTTGGCGCCGACACCCTTCGCCGCCTCGACGATCGGGTGCTTGGTCGAACGCGAACGATTATCGGCGCGCGAGGAGGGGATGTCCTGGCCACCGGTCGCGGCGGAATAGTAATTGTCGACAACGACGATCACGCCGTCGTGCTGGTTGAAGACGGCGTTGCCGACGCCGCTGGTCAACCCGTTGTGCCAGAAGCCGCCGTCGCCCATCATCGAGATCGGCCGCTTGCCCGCAGGCACATTGAAGGCGGAGGCCGAGGCCGGGCCCAGCCCGTAACCCATGGTGGTAGCGCCGATATTGAACGGCGGCAGGATCGAGAACAGGTGACAGCCGATATCGGCGGCGATGTGATGCGGTCCGAGTTCCTTCTCAACCAGCTTCATTGCGGAAAAAATCGGCCGCTCCGGACAGCCGGTGCAGAAGCCCGGCGGACGGGGTGGCACCACATCGGCGAGCACGCGGATTTTCTCATCTACCTCAGTGCGGTCGATGTTCGGTGCGCGCGCGGCATCCGACAAGGCATCCGGGCGCCAGCGGCGGATGAAGGCCCCGATCGCTTCGCCCATGACTTGTGCCGTATATTCGCCGGCCATCGGGAACAGGTCCTTGCCGTGCAGCTTGGCCGGGATGTCGGCATTGCGCAGGATCTTGTGCAGCGCCTGCTCGATGAACTCGGGCTGTCCCTCCTCGACCATCAGCACCGCTTTCTTGCCGCGGCAGAAGTCGATCACCTCGCGGTCGACGATCGGGTAGGTCACGTTCATCACATAGATCGGTACGCGCGTCTCGCCCCAGATGTCGGCAAGCCCGGCCTCGCGCAGCGCCGTGATGACGCCGTTGTACATGCCGCCCTGCATGATGATGCCGATATCGTCGATGTCGCCGTCGAAGGTCTCGTTCATGCCGCGGGCGTGGATGAACTCAACCGCCGCGGGCCAGCGATGCTCGACCTTCTCCTTCTCGTGCAGGAACGAGGCCGGCGGCAGCACGATGCGGTTGGTGTCGCGCGACGGCTGATCCAGCGCGCGGGACAGCGGAAAAGCGGGGCGGACATTGTCGCGGGTGGCGAAGCGCCCATGCACATGGCAGGCGCGTATCCGCACCTCCAGCATCACTGGCGTATTCGACGCCTCGGACAGCTCGAAGGAATCGTGCACGGCCTTGACGATCGACGCCACGTTGGGCCGCGGATCGACCAGCCAGAGTTGCGACTTCATTGCAAACGCGTGCGAACGCTCCTGCATGATGGAGGAGCCTTCGCCGTAATCCTCGCCGATGATGATCAGCGCACCGCCGGTCACGCCGCCCGAGGAGAGGTTGGCGAGCGCGTCGGACGCGACATTGATGCCGACCGGCGCCTTGAAGGTGACCGCGCCACGGACCGGATACATCACGGAGGCAGCCAGCGTTGCTGCGGCGGTGGCCTCGCTGGCGCTGGATTCGAAGTGCACGCCGAGATCGGAAAGAATGTCCTGCGCGTCCGACAGCACATCCATCAGGTGCGAGATCGGCGCGCCCTGGTAACCGGCGACATAACTGACGCCGCATTCGAGCAGTGCTTTGGTAATGGCGAGG
This region includes:
- a CDS encoding PDR/VanB family oxidoreductase; translated protein: MDQFEVVVSKAEALTSRIREFVLTRVSGAPMPGWSAGAHIDVHLPDVGRRSYSLIETVSPRAAEHPTAYRIAVLQENKSHGGSSFMHGLKTGDRLTISPPANNFPLRAGAGEVALVAGGIGVTPLLTMACELNAAKRPFSFYYAGRSRSELAFLGDIERLASASATIHADDEAGCFFDLEGLMSGLAPDVPLYLCGPLPMIEAAIALAKRMNWPQGRLHFEIFTAPEEKSGDSAFEVELRSSGRVYEIPAGRTILDVLIEAGEDPMHDCKRGDCGICQTTVISGIPDHRDYILSDSEKASNKVMQICISRAKTKRLVLDL
- a CDS encoding indolepyruvate oxidoreductase subunit beta family protein — its product is MNVSVAPSSIALSQARPITVAVLAMGGQGGGVLVDWIVALAERRGWFAQSTSVPGVAQRTGATIYYIEMIAPDTSKPDRHPVLSLMPAPGKVDIVIGAELMEAGRAILRGLVSPDRTLLIGSSHRSLAVSEKTAPGDGTADAAQVYEAANVAANRFIAFDMAEIADATGSVVSAVLFGALAGSGALPFATEDFEATIRAAGVGVDASLRAFTAGRERAGAMVKQDPKIKPVAKPPLAKHFPRLEPIGHAGYDALVARSRQLPPEVHGIVAAGLQRVVDYQDVAYGGEYLDRLEAMPREATGLLQAFAKYLAIAMAYDDVIRVADLKTRAGRFDRVRREVRAGDDQVLAITEFFHPRIEELAGLLPPRLGKKVERSERLARLIDRGRKLRTTAPSSFLLLYGVAGLRRFRRRTLRHAREMRHLDEWAQRIRNFAGSDPALATAVCEARRLVGGYSDTHSRGESKFDKVMLASERLAGRLDAAEWVQRLTKVALKDADGTELDGALRTVGTLFEDS
- a CDS encoding indolepyruvate ferredoxin oxidoreductase subunit alpha; the protein is MAERSFAREVEDLKLGAGQEFRGEGILAITKALLECGVSYVAGYQGAPISHLMDVLSDAQDILSDLGVHFESSASEATAAATLAASVMYPVRGAVTFKAPVGINVASDALANLSSGGVTGGALIIIGEDYGEGSSIMQERSHAFAMKSQLWLVDPRPNVASIVKAVHDSFELSEASNTPVMLEVRIRACHVHGRFATRDNVRPAFPLSRALDQPSRDTNRIVLPPASFLHEKEKVEHRWPAAVEFIHARGMNETFDGDIDDIGIIMQGGMYNGVITALREAGLADIWGETRVPIYVMNVTYPIVDREVIDFCRGKKAVLMVEEGQPEFIEQALHKILRNADIPAKLHGKDLFPMAGEYTAQVMGEAIGAFIRRWRPDALSDAARAPNIDRTEVDEKIRVLADVVPPRPPGFCTGCPERPIFSAMKLVEKELGPHHIAADIGCHLFSILPPFNIGATTMGYGLGPASASAFNVPAGKRPISMMGDGGFWHNGLTSGVGNAVFNQHDGVIVVVDNYYSAATGGQDIPSSRADNRSRSTKHPIVEAAKGVGAKWVRQIDRTYDVTRMRDTLREALTTEEKGPKIIVASSECMLNKQRRVKPLVAAAAKRGERIVRERFGVDEDVCSGDHACIRLSGCPSLSVKPTSDPLKDNPVAAVDNSCVGCGHCGEVADAAVLCPSFYRADIVSNPTSFETRLDRLWQRMIGVLQRWRAGRRVTFEQEAA